The sequence GCGCCAGAGGCACTGGGAGAGCGCCCGCAGGGCAACGCCCCGGGCCGGGGGCAGGGGCTTACCGGGCCGAGCCACGTCGTCCCCCCTCGGCGGCTTCGCCGCGCCCCGAACGGGCATCGCCTGATCTCAAGATTCCGCCGTCCTTCCGCGCCCGCGCGGCGTCCAGGTCATTGGCCTCGCCGCTGCCCTGGGCCGTGCCCGCGCCCTTTTTCCGGCCCTCGCGGTACTCCGGGGCCAGGAAACGGGCCAGGGCCTCCTCCAGCCGCTCCATGCGCACGCGGGTGTCCAGGCAGGGGCCGTTGGGCCGCTCGTTGAGCACGCCGAAGACCGGCAGGGGGTAGGTGTCCTGGATGCCGGAGGAGAGGTCGCGGTCGCAGGCCACGGCCACGATGAGCCGGGGCCGCTTCTGGACCACGATGCGCCGGGCGATGGTCCCGCCCGTGGCGATGGCCAGGTGCACGCCGTACTTCTCGTGCAGGCCGAGCAGCTCGTTGATCGGGCACTTGCCGCAGCGCTTGCAGTTGAAGATGTCGTAGGTCAGGCGCATCTCGCAGCGGCTGTTCTGGAGGCAGTGGGGCATGAGCAGGAGGATCTCCTCCGGCCGGTAGGTCCCGGCCTCGGAGAGCACGAGCTCGTTGTTCACCTTGATGAAGGAATGCCGGATGTCCTCCTTGGAGATGCCGAACAGGCGGCCCAGGAGGGTGATGAGCGGCAGGTAGAGCTTGATGGTCACGCCCCGGAAGCGGCGGGCGAACGGGAAGGAGCGCTTGAGCACGAGATTGAGCAGCAGTCCGGCCCCGGACCAGCAGACCAGGAGCACGAGCACGGCCACGATGACGCCCCAGCCCCAGGGGGCCAGGGGGTGGATGGCGGTCAGGCCCACGTAGGGCACCCACCAGAGCAGGATCAGAAAGGCGCACACGAGCAGGCAGGTCCCCAGGATGAGGCCCACGAACAGGCGTTTGCGCGCGTCATGTTCCATGCGTTTCTCGGGCGGCTCGGCCGCGTCGCGCCGGACGGCCCGGCGTCGGCGGGGGACGCGGCCGTTCAGCAGTTGGTCTTCAGGTAGCCGCAGGCGAAGGCCGAGGCCGAAAGGGCCTTCCTGCCCTCGGGCTGCACGGAGGGAGTCAGGTAGAGGCGGTCCGCGGTCTGAATGGCGATGTGGCCGTCCATCTCGCCCAGGATCGTTCCGGGCTCGGCCTTGTGCTCCGGCTCCGGTCCTATTTTTCCCGGGGTCAGGGCGAGGCGCAAGTCTTTTTTGCCGTCCGGCGACCAGCGGAAGAAGGCCCCGGGCCAGGGATGCATGGCCCGCGCGCGGTTGTGGACCTCCTGGGCCGGACGATTCCAGTCGATGAGCCCCTCGTCCTTGGAGAGCTTGGGGGCGTAGGTGGCCAGGGAGTCGTCCTGGGGCACCACGGCCAGGCGGCCGTCGCGCAGGCGCTCCAGCGCCTCCACCAGGAGCAGCCCGCCCATCTCGGCCAGCTGGTCGTGGACCTGTCCGGCGTGCTCGTCCCCGCCCATGCGCAGGGCGCGCTGGAGCAGGATGGGCCCGGAATCCAGGCCCTTCTCCATGCGCATGATGGAGATGCCGGTGACGGTCTCGCCGTCCAGGATGCAGCGCTGGATCGGGGCCGCGCCCCGGTACTTGGGCAGCAGGGAGGCGTGGACGTTCACCGGCATGAGCGCGGGGACGTCCAGCACGGCCTGGGGCAGGATCAGGCCGTAGGCGGCCACGGCCAGCACGTCGGGCCGAAGCGCCCTGAGCGCCTCGACCTCGGCCGGGTCCTTGAAATTCTCGGGCTGGCGCACGTCCAGGCCGTGCTCCAGGGCCAGGGCCTTCACCGGCGAGGGCTTGCAGGCGAGCCCCCGGCCGCAGGGCCGGTCGGGCTGGGTGTAGGCCGCGAGGACCTCGCCGCCCTCCCAGGCCAGCAGATGCTTCAGGATCACGGCCGCGAAATCCGGCGTGCCCATGTAGACGATCTTCACGCCTGCGCCTGTTCCCGGTTCTTGCGCCACTTGGCGATCTTCTTGTCGTAGAGGGCCCGCTTGAGCCGTCCCGCGTGGTCCACGATGGTCACGCCGTCGAGGTGGTCGATCTCGTGCTGGAGGATCACGGCCAGCAGGCCCTCGGCCCGGATGCAGACATCCTGGCCCTTCTCGTCCTGGGCCTTGACCGTGACGGTCTCCTTGCGCCTGATCTTGGTGCTGAAGGCGGGCACGGAGAGGCAGGACTCCTCGGATTCCTTCTCCCCGGCGCTCTCCACGATCTCGGGATTGACCAGGATGCGCAGGGCCTTGCGCTCCTTGGGTCCGGTGTCGTCCACGGTGATGAGCCGGATGCCCTCGCCGATCTGGGGCGCGGCCAGGCCCACGCCGTCCTTCTCGTACATGGTCTCGACCATGTGGCCGATGAGCTCGCTCAGCTCGGGCGTGACCGCCTCCACCCGGGCGCACTTCTCGCCCAGGCGCGGGTCGGGATATTTGACGATCTCCAACAACATGATCTCTTCCTTCTTCCCGGCCTTTCCCATCGGGTCCAGGGTTCAACCCTGGCCGGGGTCCGGGGGTGGAGCCCCCGGCCTGCCGGAGGCATTCTAATCCGTCTTCTCTTCCTGCTTCTCTTCCTTCTTCTCGGCCACGTCCTCGCGGATGCGGATGCCCAGTTCGCGCAGCTGCTTGGGAGCCACGACGTTGGGCGCCTCGGTCATCAGGCAGGTGGCCTTCTGGGTCTTGGGGAAGGCGATCACGTCGCGGATGGACTTGGCCCCGGTGAGGATCATGATAAGGCGGTCCAGGCCGAAGGCAATGCCGCCGTGGGGCGGCGCGCCGAACTTCATGGCGTCCAGGAGGAAGCCGAACTTGGCCTCGGCCTCTTCCGCGCCGATGCCCAGGACGTTGAACATGGCCTGCTGGAGCTCGGCGGTGTGGATGCGGATGGAGCCGCCGCCCACCTCATAGCCGTTGAGCACGAGGTCGTAGGCCCGGGACAGGGCGTTGCCCGGGTCCGAGGCCAGCAGGTCCATCTGGCCGGGCTGGGGCGAGGTGAAGGGATGGTGGCGGGCCACCCAGCGCTTCTCCTCGGGGTCGAACTCCAGGAGCGGGAAGTCCGTGACCCAGAGCGGGGCGAAGGTCCCCTCGGGCACGAGCCCGGCGGCCTCGGCGATGCGCACGCGCAGGTTGCCCAGGGAGGCGTTGACCACGTCCGGGGCCGCGGCCTGGAAGAAGACGATGTCCCCGACCTCAAGGCCCAGGCGCTCGGTGAGCCCGGCGCGCTCGGCCTCGGAGAGGAACTTGGCGATGGGCGACTGCCACTCGCCCTCCTTGATCTTGATCCAGGCCAGGCCCTGGGCCCCGTAGATCTTCACGAACTCGGTGTGCTCGTCGATCTCCTTGCGGGTCATCTCGCCGCCGCCGGACACGCGCAGGGCCTTGACCAGCGGGGCCTTGGCGAAGAGCTTGAACTCCGAGCCGCGCACGATGTCCGTGCATTCCACGAGCTTCAGGCCGTAGCGCACGTCCGGCTTGTCCAGGCCGTAGTCCCGCATGGCCTCGTGCCAGGTCATGCGCGGGAAGGGGTCGGGCAGGCTCTGGCCCAGGGTGTCGGCGAACACGGCGCGGACCATGTTCTCGGCCAGGCCCATGACCATGGCCTCGTCCGCGAAGCTCATCTCGATGTCGATCTGGGTGAACTCGGGCTGGCGGTCGGCGCGCAGGTCCTCGTCGCGGAAGCACTTCACGATCTGGTAGTAGCGCTCCATGCCCGAGACCATGAGCAGCTGCTTGAACAGCTGGGGGGACTGGGGCAGGGCGTAGAAGCTGCCCTGGTTCAGGCGGCTGGGCACCAGGAAGTCGCGCGCGCCCTCGGGCGTGGACTTGGTCAGAACCGGGGTCTCGATCTCCAGGAAGCCGTTGGCGTCCAGGAAGCGGCGCACGCTCTGGGCGGCCTTGTGGCGCAGCACGAAGTTGCGGGCCAGCTTCGGACGCCGCAGGTCCAGGTAGCGGTGCTTGAGCCGGAGCATCTCCGAGGTGTCCACGCGGTCCTCGATGGGGAAGGGCGGGGTCTCGGAGGTGTTCAGCAGCTTCCACTCCCGGGCCACGATCTCCACCGCGCCGGTGGTCAGGTTCGGGTTGCTCATGCCCTCGGGCCGGGCGCGGACCACGCCCTTGAGGGCCACCACGTACTCCACGCGCAGGGCGTGGGCCCGCTCGTGGGCCTCCGGGTGCTCGGGGCTGAACACGCACTGGGTCAGGCCCTCGCGGTCGCGCAGGTCGATGAAGATGAGCCCGCCGTGGTCGCGGCGGAACTGCACCCAGCCCATGAGGCAGACCTCGGCCCCGATGTCGGCGGCCGTGAGCGCGTTGCAGTGGTGCGTGCGCCGCCAGCCCGCCAGATCCTCGATGACCCGGTACTCGTCGTAAGAGCGTTCTTCCTGAATGGGTTCGGACATATTTTCCTCGCGATCGCGGTGTTATTCCTCGGTGCGCTCCGGCAGGGCCGCCGAGAGCAGGGCTTCCAGGCCGGACACGGCAACCATGGCCAGCAGGCGTTCCCGGGACACGTGGCGCTGCTCGGCCGCGCCGCCCATGTCCTTGATGAGCACGAGCCCCTTGTCGAACTCCTCGCCGCCGACCACCAGGGCCATGCGCGCGCCGGACTTGTTGGCCCGCCGCAACTGGCTCTTCAGGCTGCCCGGGGCGTAGGCCACCTCGCCGGAGAGCCCGCGTTCGCGCAGGCCCTGGGCCAGGATCAGGCACGGGTTCACGGCCCGTTCGTCGAGCACGGCCAGATGGAAGTCCGGCCGGGACTCGGGGCAGTGCTCCAGAAGCATGGCCAGGCGCTCCATGCCGCAGGCGAAGCCCACGCCGGGCACGTCCGGCCCGCCCAGGGAGCCGATCAGGCCGTCGTAGCGGCCGCCTCCGGCCACGGCCGTCTGGGAGCCGATCTCGCCGGAGGTGATCTCGAAGGCCGTGCGCTGGTAGTAGTCCAGCCCGCGCACCAGCCGGGGGTTCAGGGTGTAGGCCACCCGCGCGGCGTCCAGCAGGGCCTTCACGGTGTCGAAGTGCTCCCGGCAGTGGCCGCAGACGTGGTCCGTGATGTGCGGGGCGTCCTTGGTCAGCTCCCTGCACCCCGGCACCTTGCAGTCCAGGACGCGCAGGGGGTTGGTCTCCACCCGGCGGCGGCAGTCCTCGCAGAGCTTCTCGCGGTCCAGCCCGGCGAAGAAGGCGGTCAGGGCCTGGCGGAACATGGGGCGGCACTCGCGGCAGCCCAGGGTGTTCAGCTCCACGGAGAGGCGGCTCAGGCCGATGTCCGTGAGGAACGTCCGCAACATGAGGATGAGTTCGGCGTCGGCCTGGGGCTCGTTCGCCCCGAGAATCTCGGCGTTGATCTGGTGGAACTGGCGCTGGCGGCCCTTCTGCGGCCGCTCGTAGCGGAACATGGGGCCGGCGGTGTAGTACTTGCGCACCTGCCCGGGCTGCCAGTCCCCGCCCTCGATGAAGGCGCGCATGACCCCGGCCGTGGCCTCGGGCCGCAGGGTCAGCAGGCGGCCCTTGCGGTCCGGGAAGGTGAACATCTCCTTGCCCACCACGTCCGTGTCCTCGCCGATGGACTTGGCGAAGAGCTCGGTGTGTTCCAGGATCGGAGTGCGCAGTTCGCCGAAGCCGTAGCGGCCGAAGACCGCCCGGGCCCGGGATTCCAAAAACGTGAATTTGGCCGCCTCTTCCGGGAAAAGGTCGGCGAACCCTTTGATTTTCTGGATTTTCATGGCGTGACCGAAAGCCCCTTTCGCAGCGCCGGTGATTGCCGGAGATTCCCGGCCGGTGCAAACGAAATCCGTTAGTCCAGGAAGGGGCGACTTGTCAAAACGGGCTTCGCCCGCCTCCTGGAAAACCAGGGGAAACCCTTCCACCGAGTCTGGACATCCACGGGAAAAACGATACTCCCTTTCCAGGGACCCCGCCCCCTTTTTGAACAACGACAAGGAGAACCCGCGTGGAATACCCGCTGCGCCGCGTCAAACGGAAACTCGACGACGAGGCGGCCCTTGATATCCTCCGCCGCCGCACCTGGGGCGTCCTCTCCCTGGTCGGCCCGGACGGCGAGCCCTACGGCGTGCCGATCAACCACGTCCTGCTGGAGGAAGGCGGCAAAAAACGCCTCCTGTTCCACTGCGCCCGCGAGGGCCGCAAGATCGACTGCCTGAAGCGCACCCCCAGGGCCTCCTTCGTGGCCGTGGAAAACCCCGAGACCCTGCCGGACAAATTCAGCACCGCCTACGCCAGCGCCCTGGTCTCCGGCCCGGTGGAGATCGTGGACGACCCGGACGAGAAGCGGGCCCTGCTCGCGGCCTTCGTGCGCGGGCTGGCCCCCGCGTTCCAGGAGCGCGGCCGCAGGCACATCGAGCACAGCCTGAAAAACTGCCTCGTCCTCACCCTGGAGATCGAACATCTCTGCGGCAAGGGACGCAAAAAAGAGGAGCCCTACGCCCTCGCCCACCTCGGCTTCGCCGAGTCATAGAAAGGCCGAGAGGGTTTCTGTTCCTTTCATGACGCGGAAGATATCCGCGCGTATTCAACACCGGCCCGGCCGGGGAGGGATTCCATGCCGTTCGTGAACATCCGCATCACCCGCGACGGGGCCACCGCCGAGCAGAAGGCCCGGCTCATCAAGGGCGTCACCGACCTCCTCGTGGAGGTCCTGGACAAGAATCCGGCCACCACCGTGGTCATCATCGACGAGGTGGACACCGACAACTGGGGCATCGGCGGCGAGAGCGTGACGAAACGGCGCCTGGCTTCCCCGGTTCAGGAAAAGGCGGAACAGCCGTCATGAACCTCTTCCGGCTCCTCCTGCTCCTGGCCGCGCTGCTGGCCGTCCCGGCCGCGTCCTGGTCCTACGGCGTCGAGCGCCAGGGCGAGGCCTACTTCTGGCACAAATACGACGACAAGCCCTCCGTGGCCCTGCGGCCCGACCAGGGCCGGGCGGCCTTCGAACGCGTCAACGCCCCGGCCAACGTGATCCTCACCGGCCTGGGCCCCTCGGAAGGCCAGACCCTGACCCTGGACCGGACCGGCATGCGCCAGGTCCTGGACCTGCTGGGCAAGGCCGACCCCCTGCCCGACGACTGCCCCGGCGTGCCCCTGTTCGGCTACAAATCCGCCCGCCAGGGCGACTCCACCGTGCTGCTCGTCGCGGTGGACGCGGCCGACACCCCCGGCAGCCGCGTCTACATGGCCGAACTGCGCGCCGACGCCCGAGGCCTCAAGTCCAAGAGCCTGCGCTCCAGCCAGGCCGTGCACGCGGGCATCGCCACCCAGAGCGGACTGCGCCTGGGCCTGACCCGCGCGCAGGTCGCGGCCATCCTCGGCT is a genomic window of Desulfovibrio aminophilus containing:
- a CDS encoding DUF116 domain-containing protein, which codes for MEHDARKRLFVGLILGTCLLVCAFLILLWWVPYVGLTAIHPLAPWGWGVIVAVLVLLVCWSGAGLLLNLVLKRSFPFARRFRGVTIKLYLPLITLLGRLFGISKEDIRHSFIKVNNELVLSEAGTYRPEEILLLMPHCLQNSRCEMRLTYDIFNCKRCGKCPINELLGLHEKYGVHLAIATGGTIARRIVVQKRPRLIVAVACDRDLSSGIQDTYPLPVFGVLNERPNGPCLDTRVRMERLEEALARFLAPEYREGRKKGAGTAQGSGEANDLDAARARKDGGILRSGDARSGRGEAAEGGRRGSAR
- the fmt gene encoding methionyl-tRNA formyltransferase, with product MGTPDFAAVILKHLLAWEGGEVLAAYTQPDRPCGRGLACKPSPVKALALEHGLDVRQPENFKDPAEVEALRALRPDVLAVAAYGLILPQAVLDVPALMPVNVHASLLPKYRGAAPIQRCILDGETVTGISIMRMEKGLDSGPILLQRALRMGGDEHAGQVHDQLAEMGGLLLVEALERLRDGRLAVVPQDDSLATYAPKLSKDEGLIDWNRPAQEVHNRARAMHPWPGAFFRWSPDGKKDLRLALTPGKIGPEPEHKAEPGTILGEMDGHIAIQTADRLYLTPSVQPEGRKALSASAFACGYLKTNC
- the def gene encoding peptide deformylase encodes the protein MLLEIVKYPDPRLGEKCARVEAVTPELSELIGHMVETMYEKDGVGLAAPQIGEGIRLITVDDTGPKERKALRILVNPEIVESAGEKESEESCLSVPAFSTKIRRKETVTVKAQDEKGQDVCIRAEGLLAVILQHEIDHLDGVTIVDHAGRLKRALYDKKIAKWRKNREQAQA
- the aspS gene encoding aspartate--tRNA ligase, producing the protein MSEPIQEERSYDEYRVIEDLAGWRRTHHCNALTAADIGAEVCLMGWVQFRRDHGGLIFIDLRDREGLTQCVFSPEHPEAHERAHALRVEYVVALKGVVRARPEGMSNPNLTTGAVEIVAREWKLLNTSETPPFPIEDRVDTSEMLRLKHRYLDLRRPKLARNFVLRHKAAQSVRRFLDANGFLEIETPVLTKSTPEGARDFLVPSRLNQGSFYALPQSPQLFKQLLMVSGMERYYQIVKCFRDEDLRADRQPEFTQIDIEMSFADEAMVMGLAENMVRAVFADTLGQSLPDPFPRMTWHEAMRDYGLDKPDVRYGLKLVECTDIVRGSEFKLFAKAPLVKALRVSGGGEMTRKEIDEHTEFVKIYGAQGLAWIKIKEGEWQSPIAKFLSEAERAGLTERLGLEVGDIVFFQAAAPDVVNASLGNLRVRIAEAAGLVPEGTFAPLWVTDFPLLEFDPEEKRWVARHHPFTSPQPGQMDLLASDPGNALSRAYDLVLNGYEVGGGSIRIHTAELQQAMFNVLGIGAEEAEAKFGFLLDAMKFGAPPHGGIAFGLDRLIMILTGAKSIRDVIAFPKTQKATCLMTEAPNVVAPKQLRELGIRIREDVAEKKEEKQEEKTD
- the hisS gene encoding histidine--tRNA ligase, yielding MKIQKIKGFADLFPEEAAKFTFLESRARAVFGRYGFGELRTPILEHTELFAKSIGEDTDVVGKEMFTFPDRKGRLLTLRPEATAGVMRAFIEGGDWQPGQVRKYYTAGPMFRYERPQKGRQRQFHQINAEILGANEPQADAELILMLRTFLTDIGLSRLSVELNTLGCRECRPMFRQALTAFFAGLDREKLCEDCRRRVETNPLRVLDCKVPGCRELTKDAPHITDHVCGHCREHFDTVKALLDAARVAYTLNPRLVRGLDYYQRTAFEITSGEIGSQTAVAGGGRYDGLIGSLGGPDVPGVGFACGMERLAMLLEHCPESRPDFHLAVLDERAVNPCLILAQGLRERGLSGEVAYAPGSLKSQLRRANKSGARMALVVGGEEFDKGLVLIKDMGGAAEQRHVSRERLLAMVAVSGLEALLSAALPERTEE
- a CDS encoding pyridoxamine 5'-phosphate oxidase family protein yields the protein MEYPLRRVKRKLDDEAALDILRRRTWGVLSLVGPDGEPYGVPINHVLLEEGGKKRLLFHCAREGRKIDCLKRTPRASFVAVENPETLPDKFSTAYASALVSGPVEIVDDPDEKRALLAAFVRGLAPAFQERGRRHIEHSLKNCLVLTLEIEHLCGKGRKKEEPYALAHLGFAES
- a CDS encoding 2-hydroxymuconate tautomerase family protein, which produces MPFVNIRITRDGATAEQKARLIKGVTDLLVEVLDKNPATTVVIIDEVDTDNWGIGGESVTKRRLASPVQEKAEQPS